From a single Piliocolobus tephrosceles isolate RC106 chromosome 21, ASM277652v3, whole genome shotgun sequence genomic region:
- the FOSB gene encoding protein fosB, which produces MFQAFPGDYDSGSRCSSSPSAESQYLSSVDSFGSPPTATASQECAGLGEMPGSFVPTVTAITTSQDLQWLVQPTLISSMAQSQGQPLASQPPVVDPYDMPGTSYSTPGMSGYSSGGASGSGGPSTSGTTSGPGPARPARARPRRPREETLTPEEEEKRRVRRERNKLAAAKCRNRRRELTDRLQAETDQLEEEKAELESEIAELQKEKERLEFVLVAHKPGCKIPYEEGPGPGPLAEVRDLPGSAPAKEDGFSWLLPPPPPPPLPFQTSQDAPPNLTASLFTHSEVQVLGDPFPVVNPSYTSSFVLTCPEVSAFAGAQRTSGSDQPSDPLNSPSLLAL; this is translated from the exons ATGTTTCAAGCTTTCCCCGGAGACTACGACTCCGGCTCCCGGTGCAGTTCCTCACCCTCTGCCGAGTCTCAATATCTGTCTTCGGTGGACTCTTTCGGCAGTCCACCCACCGCCACCGCTTCCCAG GAGTGCGCCGGTCTCGGGGAAATGCCCGGTTCCTTCGTGCCCACGGTCACCGCGATCACAACCAGCCAGGACCTCCAGTGGCTTGTGCAACCCACCCTCATCTCTTCCATGGCCCAGTCCCAGGGGCAGCCACTGGCCTCCCAGCCCCCGGTCGTCGATCCCTACGACATGCCGGGAACCAGCTACTCCACGCCAGGCATGAGTGGCTACAGCAGTGGCGGAGCGAGTGGCAGTGGTGGGCCTTCCACCAGCGGAACCACCAGTGGGCCTGGGCCTGCCCGCCCAGCCCGAGCCCGGCCAAGGAGACCCCGAGAAGAGACG CTCAccccagaggaagaggagaagcgAAGGGTGCGCCGGGAACGAAATAAACTAGCAGCAGCTAAATGCAGGAACCGGCGGAGGGAGCTGACTGACCGACTCCAGGCG GAGACAGATCAGttggaggaagaaaaagcagaGCTGGAGTCGGAGATCGCCGAGCTCCAAAAGGAGAAGGAACGTCTGGAGTTTGTGCTGGTGGCCCACAAACCGGGCTGCAAGATCCCCTACGAAGAGGGGCCTGGGCCGGGCCCGCTGGCGGAGGTGAGAGATTTGCCGGGCTCAGCACCGGCTAAGGAAGATGGCTTCAGCTGGCTGCTGCCGCCCCCGCCACCACCGCCCCTGCCCTTCCAGACCAGCCAAGACGCACCCCCCAACCTGACGGCTTCTCTCTTTACACACAGTGAAGTTCAAGTCCTCGGCGACCCCTTCCCCGTTGTTAACCCTTCGTACACTTCTTCGTTTGTCCTCACCTGCCCGGAGGTCTCCGCGTTCGCCGGCGCCCAACGCACCAGCGGCAGTGACCAGCCTTCCGATCCCCTGAACTCGCCCTCCCTCCTTGCTCTGTGA
- the LOC111519976 gene encoding replication protein A 14 kDa subunit, translating into MVDTMELPRSRINAGMLAQFIDKPVCFVGRLEKIHPTGKMFILSDGEGKNGTIELMEPLDEEISGIMEVVGKVTAKATILCTSYVQFKEDNHPFDLGLYNEAVKIIHEFPQFYPLGIVQND; encoded by the coding sequence ATGGTGGACACGATGGAGTTACCGAGGTCGCGCATCAACGCTGGCATGCTAGCTCAGTTCATTGACAAGCCTGTCTGCTTCGTAGGGAGGCTGGAAAAGATTCATCCCactggaaaaatgtttattctttcagatggagaaggaaaaaatggaaccATCGAGTTGATGGAACCCCTTGATGAAGAAATCTCTGGAATTATGGAAGTGGTTGGAAAAGTAACTGCCAAGGCCACCATCTTGTGTACATCTTATGTCCAATTTAAAGAAGATAACCATccttttgatcttggactttacaATGAAGCTGTGAAAATTATCCATGAGTTCCCTCAGTTTTATCCTTTAGGGATTGTGCAAAATGATTGA